One Candidatus Hydrogenedentota bacterium genomic window, AGTAGAAATAGAGGCCCCACTGGTTGATGACCTCGCTGCACAGCTGCACGCCGACCATGGAGATGCAGATGGCCAGGCCCTCGTGCCAGCGGAACTCCCTGCCCTCTTGGTGCGTCAAACGAACGACTCCTTCCTGGACGGCGCGGCGATTCCGCGGGGTGCGGGCCGCCGTCAGACGATGCGGGTGCCGGGGGGGATGACGGCGTCCTTGAACACGACCACGATCCCGTCGCGGATGGCGTAGCCGTCGCCGTCGTAGTCCTTCATGCGGTCCGAGCCCCGGATGACCACGTTGTCCCCGATGCGGGCGTTGTGGTCAATGATGGCCTGCGAGATGCGGGCGTTGCGCCCGATGCCGATGGCGACCCCGACCTCCTCCGGCGGCTCCGCCTCGAAGTAGTCCGCCCCGAGGACGATGGCGCGCTCGATCACCGCGCCCGGCCGGATCCGGCTGCGGATGCCGATGATGCTGTTGCGGATGGTCGCCCGCTCGATCTGCGACCCGCTGCACAGGATGGCGTTCTTCACCGACGCGTCCACGACCCGCACCCCCGGCAGCATGCGGGCATGCGTGTAGACGGTGTGGTCCGGGTCGTGCAGGTCGAAGGGCGGGTCCGGCGAGGTCATGGCCATGCTCACGTCGAAGTACGACCGCACGGTCCCGATGTCCTCCCAGAACCCGCTGAACATGTGCGCGAAGACGCGGTGGGTCTTGAGCGCCCCGGGGATGATCTCCTTGCCGAAGTCCAGCCACGACGGGTTGCGCAGCAGCAGCTCCTCCAGCACCTCCGCCCTGAAGGCGTACACGCCCATGGAGGCCAGGTGCTTGCGGCCCTTCGGCTCCAGGCCGAAGTCGCTGAAGAGCCCCGACGGCGTCACCAGCTGGTCGAGCACGGCGTCCTCGCGCGGCTTCTCCACAAAGCGGCGGATCGCGCCGCCGCGCGACACCTTCATGATGCCGAAGGATGTCGCCGCCTCCCGGTCCACCGGCAGCGCCGCCACCGTGATGTCCGCGTCGTTGCGCAGGTGCGTGTCCAGCAGGGTGCGGTAGTCCATCCGGTAGAGCTGGTCGCCCGAGAGGATCAGGAAATGCTTCAGGCCCCGCTGCCGGATGTGCAGCAGGTGCTTGCGCACCGCGTCCGCCGTCCCCTGGAACCAGTCGCCGATGTCGTTCGTCTGCTCCGCCGCCAGAATCTCCACCGAGCCCCCGCTGAACTCGTCGAACTTGTACGTGTTCTTGATGTGCCGGTTCAGCGAGTGGCTGTTGAACTGCGTCAGCACGAGGATGCGCAGGATGCCCGAGTGGATGCAGTTGCTCAAAGGAATGTCCACCAGCCGGTAGCGGCCGCACAGC contains:
- a CDS encoding glucose-1-phosphate adenylyltransferase, with product MNEVGAIVLGGGRGTRLYPLTRVRSKPAVPLCGRYRLVDIPLSNCIHSGILRILVLTQFNSHSLNRHIKNTYKFDEFSGGSVEILAAEQTNDIGDWFQGTADAVRKHLLHIRQRGLKHFLILSGDQLYRMDYRTLLDTHLRNDADITVAALPVDREAATSFGIMKVSRGGAIRRFVEKPREDAVLDQLVTPSGLFSDFGLEPKGRKHLASMGVYAFRAEVLEELLLRNPSWLDFGKEIIPGALKTHRVFAHMFSGFWEDIGTVRSYFDVSMAMTSPDPPFDLHDPDHTVYTHARMLPGVRVVDASVKNAILCSGSQIERATIRNSIIGIRSRIRPGAVIERAIVLGADYFEAEPPEEVGVAIGIGRNARISQAIIDHNARIGDNVVIRGSDRMKDYDGDGYAIRDGIVVVFKDAVIPPGTRIV